The genomic region CAGTGGAGAAGTGATTGTTTTGGTGAAGAAAAGTTGAAATGCAACTCAGAGTGCCAGCCATTGCTATGATTAAAAAGCTTATTAATAACTACAAATGTTACTGCCCTGACTCAAGTTTCAACTTTTTCTCCACCGTCATAGTCGCTCCCCTCTTGAAAGTCTTCTTGGCCCCAACTCCGTCACATGTTTCGAACAATGAAGTTAAGGATACTACATTTGATGAGGATGGAGAAAAAGTATAAGTTGATTATACTAGAAAGGCCATTTGTTTTTCCCTGTGATTATGGTTTCAAACTTGTGCATGAGGTTTATAAAATATTCTCTTTTGGTATCATGAAACTTGAACCGTGACCACATAACCACTGTCAACTAGGCTCCCGAGTTATACTTCAACCCGTGACCGCATAACCACCGTGAACTAGGAGCTTGAGTTGTAGTCCAATGGGCTTTTACAATGATGGTTCCATCCCCACATGACAGATGAAATATGTGGGTCTCTGAGTGCCATCACATTACCATgaactcaaacataccttaaaacAATCACAATATCTACctcaaacataaaaacaaataaatcTTTCTCCTTGAATTTCCAACACAAAAAAATAACAAGTTCTTAGAAACAGAAAACACGTTTTGCAAGAAGTATTTTATGTTGAAGTGGTAACAAGCAACCTGAAAGCGCATCCTATAGGGTTTTTTCTGCCCCTAGCTAACACCTCAGTAGAAAACACTTCCTGTAGGACATGTTTTCTGTTTCTATCCCAAATTTGGGTTATTTCCTTAAATATTGGAAAAAATAGCCTAAaaccctaattattttttaaaaacaacattttcttcaaatttacCCGCAATTATCCTtattaatcaataaaaatttGTTCCCTTTTACTCttctatttttttgtttttattctctttattatttatttcataacataAAGTTATTAAAAGatgtaaaagaaaattaaaaccttaaaaaaaggttttttggaattttaaaaaatatcaatGATTTAATTAAAAGATTGAATTTTAAGATTTTTAGTAAATTATAGAAAGATGGGGTGGCTATTATTGGAGGTATTTGTCATGATTATGAGGCAACAACTTATTTGATGTACTATCATGGCTCCACAATAGTATATCTGCACATTGCTGTTATTGGATCTTTCCCCATAATCGCAGACTTGTTTTAGTatgcatgtatgtgtatgtatgtGTGAATTCAATTACACTTTTCTACAAAGCAAATCATGATATCTTCTGAGTTCAGACATCTCCTTTAGGATTTTCCCTtataaatgattattttataattagaaTTTGATAATTTTGTGCTATTAATCatgtaaatataattttttttaattattttcatttattttaatagaGATGAAAAGAAAAGTGTGGAGTTCTGACAGCTTTCTTCTTATTCGCTTCTCTCAAACGAACGTAACAGGAACAGTAACAGAATCATGATAAGTGGCGGATTCCAACATAAAAAGTAAATAGATTTTAAGGACTGTGTTTGAGGTCCGTGTTTTCCGTTTTTTAACCTTTGCTGCAATTTCCAATACCCAATCCACACACCAAAATATTAGActgtcgtgtccctcacacactCGCTAGAGTTAAAAAGACTTAAGAGAGTGAAGGATAGAAGAAGAAAGCAAAGGGAAAgtcaattgaatttttttttttttaaaaatgggaAAATCCACTTCCTGTTTCAAACTCATCACTTGCGGCAGCGATTCCGCTGAAAAAGACGACGCCATTGATGTCCCTGAGGTAAATTACGGCTGcattttcccccttttttttgttACTTTGCTTTGAATTAGTATTTCATCTGCTGTTTCGAATTGCATTTCaccttttagtttaatttttggaTTTGGTCGAGGAATGGGAGTTTGAAAACTTGTCTTACACCAGAATTTTAAGATCTGAGAATTCCTGCCTTAGCATTTTTTATCAGCAATGTCTAAGCTGCCTTTTTTAACTCTGAttattttccataattttttaaaTGCAAATAGTTTTCTCGGTATCAAGTTTCGGAACTCTCAaaggtttttaaaatttatcttcTTTTAACTGGTTTGGTTTCATCTTTTTAAATGTGCTATGATATGAGAtttagggtgagtttggatggacTTTACTTGCGAttagtgtaaaaacagcggtggcggtgagattagatactgtaaaTACTGTAGCGTATACCGTACCCAATCGCCAATCCAAACCCACCCTTATTTACTTTGTTCTTCATCTGATTAGTTTAACTGCTACTGATGCCATTGGTGACTGGAAATGACTGATAAGTTTCAATTTCTGAAGTCTTAAAATGTGTTTTAAAGAGGAACTGTGAGGTTAATCCCTTTTTTTTCTTCATATTTTTAAGTATATGCAGTGGTCCATCTTTTGTCTCTTAGATAGACGACAGTTCAATAGTACTGATATGCCCTTGTTGGGACTCCATTGTTGATAGCCATCGTTAGATCTCAATGGAAAAGCTATAGATTCTAGCAAGAATTTAGAGTTAAGGGCATTTTAATTCGTTTAAGTTCAATCAAACAAGCAGTAAGATCGGGCAGAGTTGGACTTCAGAGCGAAGAGCACCTGAATTCATTTAAAACAGAGCAATTGTTCTTTTTTGTTCTCCCTCTTTCTTTTCTTGGTCTCCCTTTGAACTGAATTAGGCCGTTTAAATTTCATTCCAGAATAAGAGATCAAGTGACAAAAAGGGATGGAGTTTTCGGAAGAGATCTGAACGGCATCGAGTGCTTAGCAACTCTGTGATACAAGTAACTACCACTACAGGACTTAAGGAAAGTCAAGACTCTGTTGGTTTTGAGTTTCAACAGCAAGATGTCTCGGTTGCTTCTGAGAAAACCTCCACTGTTCAGTACACTGAAGAGAAACCTCAGCTGATGACACCAAAAGAGTACATTGAAGAAAAATCCCAGTTGGTGGCACTGAAAGAGTACACAGAAGAAAAATCTCACTCGCTGACGCCTATAGAACTTGCTGAAGAAAAATCTCAGTTGCTGGCACCGATAAAATGCACTGAAGAAAAATCTCAGTTAACTCCAGAGCCAGAGGAATCGAAAGTGCCTGAACCTATTACTGCCACTACAAATGAGGCTGAAGATGATTTCAGCCTAGATGAATCTGTTGTTGTAATCATCCAGACTGCAATCAGAGGGTTTTTGGTATAATTTCTTTCTCAGTGTGAGTTTAAAACTTTCGAATTGGTAATGTGTCTTACATTTTTTCTTATGCATTCATTTGCAGGCACAGAAAGAGCTAGGAAAGCTTAAGAATTTAGTAAAGTTGCAGGCTGCTGTGCGTGGGCACTTGGTCCGAAGGCATGCTGTGGGGACCTTACGGTGTGTTCAAGCCATTGTCAAAATGCAACTTCTTGTTCGTGCTCGCCAATCTCAAGAAGGATCTTATGTGGAAAAGCTGGATGGCAAGCACCAAGAAGTCAATCAAAGATTGGTAATTCGTTCAGCTCAAATCAATAATTAGGAGTCACAAGACTGTTTTCCTTGTATGTTCTGGTTCATTATTGATGGGTGACATGCTAGCTTCCTGTTTAAAGAAAACTTTATCATTACAATTTACCTTGTGTTTGAATCTATGgctatattttttttattgactTAAGTCCTGTGCCTTGGTGTAATTAGGATTTAGGCATGATTCCTTTAGACAGCTTATTTCTAGTTCAACTAAAGTGTGTAGGGTAGTGCTGCCTGGATGGCCTTTCATAAGTAAGAGGCATTCTATGAGCATGTTCTATTTTTACGAGCATGAAAGTTCAAAGTGATCCTTAAAGACCTGTTAAAAATATTCGCTTCAGTCCACCTGGCACAAATCTAATTTTAAACAACGGCTGCAGAGTGAGTTGCACCTGTAATTTGAACGACCTTACTATTCAGTTGCTGTTTGAGAGAGATACGTATCACATAGGATTTGTTTACTTTTTTGATTAGCTTTGCAAGAAATTCAGGAATTATGGACTAATGGTCCTACTTCTCATGTTGTTTATTTAAGTAATTTCTTTTTATATAAAACAAGATGCAATGAATTACATAGAAAATACATCAAAGAATATCTAGAAAATACATCAAAGAATATCATACAGTCCTTATGATTAGCGGGATTATGGTGGTCTAAATGGAGAGTTCTTGTGCTGATACATGACACTTCCAATAGTTACTAATCTTTGATAGTTTTACctattctttcttttattttctgaAGCAGGGAAACTCAGCAACAAAAAAGAACTTGACTTACAATTCCATGGAAAAGCTGCTTAGTAATAGGTTTGCTCGTCAGGTATATTAAATAAACATTCTTTAGCTACTTGTTTTTTACTATTTGCTGGCAGCTGTCTTTCAAATTATGTCTACCCGTCCTTACTGAAAATTTGCTTTGATTGCAGCTGATGGATTCGACTCCCAAGACCAAAACTATCCACTTCAAGTGTGATTCATCTAAACCGAATTCTGCTTGGAGCTGGCTGGAGAGGTGGATGTCAGTGTCATCATCTGAAAAGGCATCAAAAGCAGAGTTACCTATTGAACAACCAGAACAAAAGAACACTGAAGATTGTGACTCTCCACGTACTCCTGCAGTTCCTTCTGAAAATATTTCTGCGTCAAACGAACCAAAGCCTCATGTAAGGGAGACAATGGTTTCATCAGAAAGTGAAGATAATCTGATCACCTATGATGCAGCCAACTTTAAGTTTGAGGCATGCCAGCCATCTTCCTCGTCAGTAACGGATGATTCTGAACAACCTCAAATTGACAGTGCAATTAAATCTGATCTGAAAGAGGCCTCTCCCGAGATGAACTCACAAGGTCAAACAATGCAAATCAGTGCACATTCTCAAATAGAGGTCCATTGTCTTTCTAACAAGCCTGAAACTGGGAGTGAACAACCCAAACATTCTATGGAAAGATTTGCTTCTGAACATCTGGAAACAGAGGCAAAAAAATTTGTATTGGGTTCAAAAAGGACAAGTAATCCTGCATTTATTGCTGCACAAACCAAATTTGAGGAGTTGAGTTCAACAGCCAATTCAAGTAGATCAATTGATTCATCCTACCAAGATGTTAGAGTTGAATCAAACTTGGACACTGTGCCTTCTGGGGCAGATATGATAAGCAGGTCAAAGGACCCAAGCATCTCAGAAAATCCAGTCCTCAACAATTGGAGGGTTCAACATGGTGGCTCCGAATGTGGAACTGAGCTTTCTATTACTTCCACTCTTGATTCACCTGATAGATCCGAAGCTGGAACCTTAGAATATGAAAGTGCAACCAAAGTTTCTGAGCAAGAAAACTGTACTTCTAAGAGTACAAAGGACTTGGATGTTAAAAACAATGATACAGTTGCAATCCCAGTGCCCGATTCTTCTCTACCTGTTGCCCATCAGCCTGAGAAACTTGATGATTCTAAAGGGGGGTTGGCAAATTTAATTGTTGCAGACTTCCCACAAGTAGAGCAGGAGCCGCTGAAAAGAGCATCTAATCTGCAGAGAGAACGGGATCCTATGAAAAATCAAGCGTACAGGTCATCCCCTGAAGTCTCTCCCCGGAGCCATATGACTGTTCCAGAATCTCAAGGAACACCTTCTAGCGAGGTATCAGTGAAAGCTAAAAGGAAAAAAACTGACAAGAGCAGTCAAAAACGCAAGTCCTTGTCTGCAGCCAAGGGTTCTCCATCAACTTCGGCTGCAAGTACTATGGAAGAATTGCCCAAAGATCAGAAAAATGGGAAGAGACGCAATTCTTTTAGTTCAACAAGACCTGAGAACATTGATGAGGAGCCAAGGGATAGTAACAGTAGCAATCCTCTTCCCCGTTTCATGCAAGCCACAGAAGCTGCAAGAGCTAAGGTTAATACAAATAACTCACCAAGATCAAGTCCAGATGTGCAAGATAGAGACATTTATATCAAGAAGAGACATTCCTTACCAGGTGCAAATGGGAGGCAGGGTTCTCCAAGAATCCATCGATCCTTATCTCAAGCCCAGCAGGGTGCAAAAAGAAATGGTACCAATCCTACTCAGGGTGTGTTCTCaactttattattataatatcatCTTAAATTGTTAGCCTTGCTACTATATGGTCATCCATTGTTGAGCTTTTTAACATGTGAAGTTCTTTAGTTGTTTCTAGTCAAGAAATCCTTGTGGTTTTAACTGTATGCCATCATGACATACTGGCTCAATGGGATTATTGACGATGAACTGGAAAGGATTGGGCCTTTATGTTTCCATTCTGGTTTTTAGTAGGTAAGTAAAAGCATAGTAACTTATGATTAAAAACCTTGTTGTTTGTTTCAGAGAGAAGATGGCAAAGGTGAAGGCTTATCTGGAGTACCACGGCATTCAACCCTTCAGATTGAGAAGTGCGTTGATTGTTGTTCTTAATATCTAGTTTTATCCCATTGAATTTCACCACATCATTTgagatatataaatatttatagagtggaGTAAAAGATTTCTTGTATATTAGCAGTACTAAGACCATTGTTGAATTTTTTTTCCTGTATTTTCAGCCTGGGAGGTATGCTATTGTGTATTTTGATGAACCGTGTTTGGTGTGATATTATTGAGGTTTGCCACgacatgttttttttaaatgtcTGTTCGGAGTTTAAGACAATGACTGGTGAAGTGGATAGCTTTAGAAAAGGGCTTTCCTGTAATAACTTGGCCGTTCTCTGTTGTTTCATTGGCCACTATTTCCAGgactaatttttattcttattttgttttCAGCTAATTctataaatttattttcattttaggaCTATTCTTTGTTGCTCAAGTCTGCTTTAAATCTTCTATTATTTCAAGTATTTTAACTTGTAGAGAGACTAATTTGATCTAATACCTATAATAGGATTTCATAGATATATTTGTATTTGGTAACATAGCAAAAGCGTAACAATAGCAAGTTAATGCCTTGAAACTATTCTCGGGAATGTCTTGTGCATGTTGCAGTTTGAGTCATGCAGTAGAATTTTCGATGTAAGGCATGCGAGGAGAACTCCATATGTATGTGAAGTCCATGTTGTAGCGTTACAATATAGCTTTGTGATGCGTCGTTGAGAGTACCAAAAATAtcttattccctgtaaaatagtaaaaataacagtaaaggggaagtagggtcgaatctttAAGGACTAGATTGTACGAATGCTAGTTTCTTGAAATTctggacaatttcttggccaagaaaacctgtgtttttgaaaaaaaaatagaattaagaatctgaaaaaaaaaaaaaacagaatttaaaatgaattgaaattgcgaaattaaatagattgcagaaattaaaatggaaaaaataaacaaagtttgaaaatagagaaagtttcttatgtggcgagattTCAGCCTCCGGTTGTCGCGTTCCGCCTTGGATTCAATCCTTGacttttaagtaacccttctcgagcaggataagccagttatagtggaagaggacgtctacgaccaccagctccaaagatttagacttaagatttggcggaacttgactctagccaataatcgtttttgtgggactatcttctgctagatcaccACTTTCCAACGGCGAATACCACACTGTTTTGCCTCTTGGATTCGCCAACCTCTAACAcagaaagccaacgaaccgactgtgtaatcttcccaaaacgtacaaagcggccgttccttgcacaagttgaaaagatcacctattaaaggacatggacggaagcgtcagccccgtagtgcggagaagcgatgaataccctgttgagaaagctaagcgcggattctaagcctcatgaacctttttggggaattttgacaaccttcggctagattggtttagtggctcatgatttttgtgaaagaaataaataaaatagatatgagatttttattgaagaaaatatggagaaAACAAAATATAAGGTTTTTAGGAGAGGGAGTGTTTATAGGAAAAAGAGATGTCAAATATgtgccactccatcccctatttatagtactagaaaacctagtctattcctaatgaaattctaaaagataaatacaaattgataaaccgtaaattatacacatttttaccccatatttaatgcattttatagatgatttctcattagaattggtgaattctatgcttctaatgctttaatttcatgttttatacttaggagagcataggagagcgaaaagaacgagaaacgtgccaaaaacggagaaaatggaccaaagtacgaaatcaacacggcctggacctcctcacacgggtagaccacatggccatgtcaatctggcagaattggagcacgactcacacgggcgtgtcacacaggcatgtctatgccgagcccaagttaagtccaattaggaaaaggccacttttgagggcttctaggcgttccaaagcctataaatacaccctagaagaggagaaaaagggagacggagaatagggggtTAAGGAATTACccctaaggaagccgattgatccatctcagaagccggattcatcatcaagactgaagatctctcctcaatttcccttcaggagttttgggttttctttatgttttgtattctttattcttcggagatgttttcttatttagttatgaactaaatcccctaaatacctaaggggaatgaaacctaagaagaatcttcttattattttttgaattgtatgataaatatttaacttgttcttaattatgtgttcttaattcttgttttgatattccaggatactgattcaagacatgctcttattcagatgaggaatagaccctgtctaagagtacttttgtcataattaagcggagttgattgcacgcctagaaatagggtgacaagattttgccggattaaggtgaaacctaataaaaggatccatagatcgagttaatgcaaccctagagtgttaattagagaaaagtgtcggttattcaatctagggattagatgttattagtcttgaatagggataataacataacttagggatctctacggaacaagttgaatgaataaatcgtccaatttggagccagaataacaagtaaagtctaggtggatttttccttaggtattgtctcaagtcaatcgattttcccaaaagcaattccccaattcttttctctgtgcgttcttagtttagataattagttaattaaaacaaataaaacccattttattcttaggctagataataaaaagatagttcttactagtacttttggttcttTTGGGTacaatatcccggtcttgccattactatgctattgttcgataggtgcgcttgccttttcgtcgtgataatagttagtctaggtttgatcttcattataaatatttattacttgttacgaatcacgcgatcaagtttttggcgtcgttgccggggaactaagatattaggaacgctcaatttttataactttaaccatttatttttcttgctatttaatttaattttattattattatttattaatttattttttctttctcttggcaggtttttatagtttatgactagaagaaacccgtcgggaccattactttttgacgaagaaattgatcgtacagttcctagaaaccaaagagaaaaaaGGCGcaacttaagatacacagagaacgagcaagaagacgatactcaacctccAATCGAAGAGacggctgaaaaccaaggcaatcagctacctcctacaattgcggctaatcaaaatcctgctccacgcactatgtatgattatgctaaaccttctttaacaggaactgaatctagcatagttagacctgctgtagctgcaaatacttttgaattaaaacctaacactattcagatgatacagtagtttgttcagtttgatggtttgcaggatgaagatcccaacactcacttagcaaactttctggaattttgcaacacatttaaaatcaatggcgtttctgatgatgccattcatcttcggttatttcttttttcattgaggaacaaagctaaacagtggttgaacttgttaccacgagggtcaattactacttgggaacaaatgaccgagaaaattttactaaaatatttttcgccggctaaaacggctaaattacgtaatgatatctcttcttttgtgcagatggatttagaaacactttacgatgtacgggagagatacaaggacttactgagaaggtgctcTCACCGTGGGTTACCGCTTTGGTTGCAAATACAAACATTcaacaatggtctgaatccctcgactcggcaaatggttgacgcagttgctggcggaaccatcaacaacaaaacacctgaagaggcttatgaattcattgaagaaatgtcactgaataactattagtggcaaatcatgaggactaagccaataaaaacagccggcgtttataacgtcgactcagttatTATGCTGTCAaattaggtagaacttctcaataaaacgattgatggtttacttggttctatgcaggtacatccagtaatgaggtgtgactcaagtggaggaggtgtgcatacagaatatcaatccttcaatcccataaccgaagaggaacaagtcaactatatgggtaacaataactttagatctcaaaataactcatacagtaatacttataatgtaggttggaggaaccacgcaaatttctcctggggtggtcaaagaaatcaaaagccacaaaatcctcaaggttttcaacagccacct from Gossypium arboreum isolate Shixiya-1 chromosome 1, ASM2569848v2, whole genome shotgun sequence harbors:
- the LOC108483244 gene encoding protein IQ-DOMAIN 32-like isoform X1; the encoded protein is MGKSTSCFKLITCGSDSAEKDDAIDVPENKRSSDKKGWSFRKRSERHRVLSNSVIQVTTTTGLKESQDSVGFEFQQQDVSVASEKTSTVQYTEEKPQLMTPKEYIEEKSQLVALKEYTEEKSHSLTPIELAEEKSQLLAPIKCTEEKSQLTPEPEESKVPEPITATTNEAEDDFSLDESVVVIIQTAIRGFLAQKELGKLKNLVKLQAAVRGHLVRRHAVGTLRCVQAIVKMQLLVRARQSQEGSYVEKLDGKHQEVNQRLQGNSATKKNLTYNSMEKLLSNRFARQLMDSTPKTKTIHFKCDSSKPNSAWSWLERWMSVSSSEKASKAELPIEQPEQKNTEDCDSPRTPAVPSENISASNEPKPHVRETMVSSESEDNLITYDAANFKFEACQPSSSSVTDDSEQPQIDSAIKSDLKEASPEMNSQGQTMQISAHSQIEVHCLSNKPETGSEQPKHSMERFASEHLETEAKKFVLGSKRTSNPAFIAAQTKFEELSSTANSSRSIDSSYQDVRVESNLDTVPSGADMISRSKDPSISENPVLNNWRVQHGGSECGTELSITSTLDSPDRSEAGTLEYESATKVSEQENCTSKSTKDLDVKNNDTVAIPVPDSSLPVAHQPEKLDDSKGGLANLIVADFPQVEQEPLKRASNLQRERDPMKNQAYRSSPEVSPRSHMTVPESQGTPSSEVSVKAKRKKTDKSSQKRKSLSAAKGSPSTSAASTMEELPKDQKNGKRRNSFSSTRPENIDEEPRDSNSSNPLPRFMQATEAARAKVNTNNSPRSSPDVQDRDIYIKKRHSLPGANGRQGSPRIHRSLSQAQQGAKRNGTNPTQERRWQR
- the LOC108483244 gene encoding protein IQ-DOMAIN 32-like isoform X3 encodes the protein MGKSTSCFKLITCGSDSAEKDDAIDVPENKRSSDKKGWSFRKRSERHRVLSNSVIQVTTTTGLKESQDSVGFEFQQQDVSVASEKTSTVQYTEEKPQLMTPKEYIEEKSQLVALKEYTEEKSHSLTPIELAEEKSQLLAPIKCTEEKSQLTPEPEESKVPEPITATTNEAEDDFSLDESVVVIIQTAIRGFLAQKELGKLKNLVKLQAAVRGHLVRRHAVGTLRCVQAIVKMQLLVRARQSQEGSYVEKLDGKHQEVNQRLQGNSATKKNLTYNSMEKLLSNRFARQLMDSTPKTKTIHFKCDSSKPNSAWSWLERWMSVSSSEKASKAELPIEQPEQKNTEDCDSPRTPAVPSENISASNEPKPHVRETMVSSESEDNLITYDAANFKFEACQPSSSSVTDDSEQPQIDSAIKSDLKEASPEMNSQGQTMQISAHSQIEVHCLSNKPETGSEQPKHSMERFASEHLETEAKKFVLGSKRTSNPAFIAAQTKFEELSSTANSSRSIDSSYQDVRVESNLDTVPSGADMISRSKDPSISENPVLNNWRVQHGGSECGTELSITSTLDSPDRSEAGTLEYESATKVSEQENCTSKSTKDLDVKNNDTVAIPVPDSSLPVAHQPEKLDDSKGGLANLIVADFPQVEQEPLKRASNLQRERDPMKNQAYRSSPEVSPRSHMTVPESQGTPSSEVSVKAKRKKTDKSSQKRKSLSAAKGSPSTSAASTMEELPKDQKNGKRRNSFSSTRPENIDEEPRDSNSSNPLPRFMQATEAARAKVNTNNSPRSSPDVQDRDIYIKKRHSLPGANGRQGSPRIHRSLSQAQQGAKRNERRWQR
- the LOC108483244 gene encoding protein IQ-DOMAIN 32-like isoform X2 — its product is MGKSTSCFKLITCGSDSAEKDDAIDVPENKRSSDKKGWSFRKRSERHRVLSNSVIQVTTTTGLKESQDSVGFEFQQQDVSVASEKTSTVQYTEEKPQLMTPKEYIEEKSQLVALKEYTEEKSHSLTPIELAEEKSQLLAPIKCTEEKSQLTPEPEESKVPEPITATTNEAEDDFSLDESVVVIIQTAIRGFLAQKELGKLKNLVKLQAAVRGHLVRRHAVGTLRCVQAIVKMQLLVRARQSQEGSYVEKLDGKHQEVNQRLGNSATKKNLTYNSMEKLLSNRFARQLMDSTPKTKTIHFKCDSSKPNSAWSWLERWMSVSSSEKASKAELPIEQPEQKNTEDCDSPRTPAVPSENISASNEPKPHVRETMVSSESEDNLITYDAANFKFEACQPSSSSVTDDSEQPQIDSAIKSDLKEASPEMNSQGQTMQISAHSQIEVHCLSNKPETGSEQPKHSMERFASEHLETEAKKFVLGSKRTSNPAFIAAQTKFEELSSTANSSRSIDSSYQDVRVESNLDTVPSGADMISRSKDPSISENPVLNNWRVQHGGSECGTELSITSTLDSPDRSEAGTLEYESATKVSEQENCTSKSTKDLDVKNNDTVAIPVPDSSLPVAHQPEKLDDSKGGLANLIVADFPQVEQEPLKRASNLQRERDPMKNQAYRSSPEVSPRSHMTVPESQGTPSSEVSVKAKRKKTDKSSQKRKSLSAAKGSPSTSAASTMEELPKDQKNGKRRNSFSSTRPENIDEEPRDSNSSNPLPRFMQATEAARAKVNTNNSPRSSPDVQDRDIYIKKRHSLPGANGRQGSPRIHRSLSQAQQGAKRNGTNPTQERRWQR
- the LOC108483244 gene encoding protein IQ-DOMAIN 32-like isoform X4 — translated: MGKSTSCFKLITCGSDSAEKDDAIDVPENKRSSDKKGWSFRKRSERHRVLSNSVIQVTTTTGLKESQDSVGFEFQQQDVSVASEKTSTVQYTEEKPQLMTPKEYIEEKSQLVALKEYTEEKSHSLTPIELAEEKSQLLAPIKCTEEKSQLTPEPEESKVPEPITATTNEAEDDFSLDESVVVIIQTAIRGFLAQKELGKLKNLVKLQAAVRGHLVRRHAVGTLRCVQAIVKMQLLVRARQSQEGSYVEKLDGKHQEVNQRLGNSATKKNLTYNSMEKLLSNRFARQLMDSTPKTKTIHFKCDSSKPNSAWSWLERWMSVSSSEKASKAELPIEQPEQKNTEDCDSPRTPAVPSENISASNEPKPHVRETMVSSESEDNLITYDAANFKFEACQPSSSSVTDDSEQPQIDSAIKSDLKEASPEMNSQGQTMQISAHSQIEVHCLSNKPETGSEQPKHSMERFASEHLETEAKKFVLGSKRTSNPAFIAAQTKFEELSSTANSSRSIDSSYQDVRVESNLDTVPSGADMISRSKDPSISENPVLNNWRVQHGGSECGTELSITSTLDSPDRSEAGTLEYESATKVSEQENCTSKSTKDLDVKNNDTVAIPVPDSSLPVAHQPEKLDDSKGGLANLIVADFPQVEQEPLKRASNLQRERDPMKNQAYRSSPEVSPRSHMTVPESQGTPSSEVSVKAKRKKTDKSSQKRKSLSAAKGSPSTSAASTMEELPKDQKNGKRRNSFSSTRPENIDEEPRDSNSSNPLPRFMQATEAARAKVNTNNSPRSSPDVQDRDIYIKKRHSLPGANGRQGSPRIHRSLSQAQQGAKRNERRWQR